The following proteins are co-located in the Solea senegalensis isolate Sse05_10M linkage group LG12, IFAPA_SoseM_1, whole genome shotgun sequence genome:
- the LOC122778210 gene encoding C-X-C motif chemokine 10-like: protein MSGIINVFLLLAVLICISKAQLSKSAQNCQCLSVRDSIMKNSRQRDIQIYPATMFCNKVEIVVTTNNGRRYCLNPDKKAVQDLVLDMINKKTPTVRRAQSTSSPGSNPNSSSTTHNCIFWHGHQHVTSNP, encoded by the exons ATGTCTGGCATCATCAACGTGTTTCTGCTCCTGGCTGTTCTGATCTGCATCTCTAAAGCACAAC TCAGTAAATCAGCGCAGAACTGCCAGTGTCTGAGCGTCAGGGATTCCATTATGAAAAATTCTCGACAAAGGGACATCCAGATCTACCCGGCAACCATGTTCTGTAACAAAGTGGAGATTGT TGTCACAACCAACAATGGCCGGCGTTACTGTCTGAACCCAGACAAGAAAGCGGTGCAAGACCTCGTGCTTGATATGAT aaataaaaaaaccccTACAGTCAGACGAGCTCAGTCCACTTCCAGTCCTGGTTCCAACCCTAACAGCTCCAGCACGACTCACAACTGTATCTTCTGGCATGGACATCAACATGTGACCTCCAACCCATAA